The Terriglobales bacterium sequence ATGGGAGATTAGTGGCCAGAGACGATCTCCTTCAGGGCGGCGGTGCAACGCTCACAGATGGTCGGGTGCTCCGGATCGGCGCCGACCTGGGTCGAATAGTTCCAGCAGCGCTCGCACTTCGCGCCGGGCGCTGGCCGCACCTCTACTTTGATGCCGGCAGCCCCATTGCCTCCGGGCACGCGCTCCAGCGCCACCTCCGAGACAATGAACAAGTAGCGCAGCTCCCTGGCGTACTTGTCGAGCACGGGATAGGTGGCTTCTGGGGCAAAGACCCGCACGGCAGCCTCCAGGCCGCTTCCGATCTGTTTTTCGTTGCGGGCCGCCTCCAGCGCCTTCAACACCTCGGAACGCACCGCCAGAAGGGTAATCCAGTCGGCGCGCAACCGTGCATCGTCGCCGTCGGCGATCTCCTCGGCTTTCGGAAACAGAGCAAGATGGACGCTCGGACCTCGGTCCTGCACCGCGGGGAGGAACCCCCACACCTCTTCGCAGGTAAAGCTCAGGATGGGCGCCAGCAGCCGCACCAGCGCCTCGCCGATCCGCCAGATAGCGGTCTGCGCCGAGCGCCGTGCCGGTTGGTCGGGGGCGAAGGTGTAGAGCCGGTCCTTCAGGACGTCGAAGTAAACCGCGCTCAGGTCGGTGATGCAGAAGTTCACCGCCGCCTGATAGACCTTGTGAAACTCGAAGGATTCGTACCACTTCTGCAGGTCACGGCTGAAATCGGAGGTGCGCAGCAGCATGTAGCGGTCGATCGCTTCCATGCGCATGAAGGGAACGGAGTTCCGCGCCGGGTCGAAGCCATCGAGGTTGCCCAGGATGAAGCGGAAGGTATTGCGGATCTTGCGGTAAAGCTCGGCGAGCCTCTGCATCATCTCGTCAGAATTGCGGACGTCCTCCCGGAAATCCACCGACGAGACCCAGAAGCGCACGATCTCAGCGCCGAGCTTGTCCGAAACCTCTGCCGGATCGACGGTATTGCCCAGCGACTTCGACATGGCGCGGCCCTGCGGGTCGAGGGTCCAGCCGATGGTGGAAACCACCCGGTAAGGGGCCTTGCCGCGCGAGCCGACCGCGCACAGCAGCGAGGAATGGAACCAGCCTCGGTACTGATCGCCGCCTTCCGCATAGAGGTCGGCGGGCCAGGGGAGATCGGGCTGGTGGCCCAGCACCGCCGCGTGGCTGCACCCGGACTCGAACCAGACGTCGATGATGTCCATCTCCTTGCGGAAATCACCCTTGCCGCACTTGGCGCAGCGCGTGTTCGCAGGCAGGATCTCCGCGGGCTGCCTGGTGTACCAGGCGTCCACCCCCTCCCGCTCCACCAGGCGGACCACGGCCTGGTTCACTTCGCGCGAGTGGACGATCTGGCCGCAGGCTTCGCAGGAGAAGAAGGCGATGGGCACTCCCCAGACCCGCTGCCGCGAGATGCACCAGTCGGGCCGCTCCGCGACCATGTTGGTGATCCGCTCCTCGCCCCAGGCCGGGTCCCACTTGACGGTCTTGATCTCCTCCAGGGAACGCTGGCGGAGGCTGCTTCCGTCCAGGGGAGCGTCCATGGAGATGAACCACTGCTCGGTGGCGCGGAAGATCACCGGATTGTGGCAGCGCCAGCAGTGGGGATACGAATGTTCGATGTCTCCGCGCGCCATCAGCACGCCCCGCGACTTTATCAGCTCGATGATGGGCTCATTGGCCTTGAAGACGGTGAGCCCTTCGTACTCCGGAAGTCCGTTGTGCAGGCGCCCGGCGGCGTCCACGTTGCAGGTGGCGTCGAGCTTGTATTTCAGGCCGGTGTAAAAGTCGTCGGCGCCATGCGACGGCGCGGTGTGTACCGCTCCCGTGCCCTGGTCGGTGGTCACGTAGGTGGCGAGCACACCCAGGATGCTCCGCTGCAGGAAGGGATGGGCGAAGGTCGATTGCTCCAGCCGTGTGCCCGGAAAGCTGGCCACCGGCCTTGCGCCCGCCAGCTTGCAGTTCTCGATCGTGGCCAGTGCCAGGTGCGAGGCCACAATGTAGTGCTCGCCGCCGGATTCCAGCGCCACGTATTCCAGCTCCGGGTGGAAGGCGACGGCCATTGACGCCGGCAGCGTCCAGGGCGTGGTGGTCCAGATGATGGTGCTGACCTTCTTCCCGGCCAGCGCCGGGTCGATCTTCGCCGGGTCGCTGGTGAGCGCGTACTTTACCCAGATGCTGGGGCTGGTGTGCGGCTCGTATTCCACTTCCGCTTCCGCCAGCGCAGTGCGGTCATGGATGCACCAGTACACCGGGCGCAGCCCCTTGTACACCAGGCCCTTCTCGAAGATCTCGTAGAGGGTGCGCAGCACCCAGGCCTCGTACTGCGGCGACATGGTCAGGTAGGGGTCGTCCCACTGCCCGAAGGTGCCGATGCGCTTGAACTGCTTTCTCTGGATGTCCACGTATTTCTCGGCGTGGGTACGGCAGGCGCGACGCACCTCGATGGGCGCCATCCCCCGCTTCTTAGCCCCCAACTGCCGGTCCACCTTGATCTCGATGGGCAGGCCATGGCAGTCCCAGCCGGGCACGTAGGGCGCATCGAAGCCGGCCATGGTCTTCGATTTCACCACCAGGTCCTTCACTGTCTTGTTAAGCGCCGTGCCCAGGTGGATGACGTCGTTGGCGTAGGGCGGACCGTCGTGCATGACGTAGATGGGCGCACCCTTCCGCGCCTGCCGGATGAGCTGGTACAGACCCATGCCCTCCCAGCGCGCGAGCAGCTTGGGCTCGTTCTGCGGCAGGTTGGCCTTCATGGGGAAGGCGGTCTTGGGAAGGTTGATGGTGGCCTTCAGGTCCACGGGCGCTGCCATTCCGTCTCCGCGAGCAGGGATAAAACTCAATTATAGAGGCAGCACCGCCGCCCACGAGCACGGAAGACGGTAGGACATGCCCGAAATCGTCCCGCGATTGCACCAAGGCATCCTGTCCTCGGGTCCGCAACTTGAACTAAGGTTTAGGGTTAAGGATGTTCAATGGGGTGAGTTTTTGCCGGTTCCTGGTGGGCGTGCGGAGCATCTAACTCAGGGATGTGAGGGTTCCCAGAACATCTGACCATCTGGAATGTTGAACAGCGATTCGGCTGATCGCAGCCAGAACTGGGGCAATCAGGGCGAAAGGGGTTATGGCAAATTCGGTGTTGATCCCCAAGAAGACAGGGTCGTCAAGCAACCCGCACTCAGATGCGAACCAGCACCTGGTTCGCATGATGTATAGCGTGGAGCAGTCCTGGCTGAGTTCGCTCATCAGCAACCTTCACGACGTCTTTTTTCCAGAAAAGCTCCCGCCGCTGCAGCTCACCGCCAAGCCGGCCCCGGTCCGTGAGATCTGGGGAGACTACGACAACCACAAGCAGGCGGCCACGACCTCGGTGATCGTGCACATCCTGATGGTCGCGCTCCTGATCGCCATGTCCTACGCGGGGAAGAAGACCTACGACGCGGCCAAGAAGCAGGAGACGGTGACCCTGGTCGCCCCCGACCTCTCCGAATACGTACCCCTCTCGTCCAAGAAGAACGACACCATCGGCGGCGGCGGAGGCGGTGGAGA is a genomic window containing:
- the ileS gene encoding isoleucine--tRNA ligase, yielding MAAPVDLKATINLPKTAFPMKANLPQNEPKLLARWEGMGLYQLIRQARKGAPIYVMHDGPPYANDVIHLGTALNKTVKDLVVKSKTMAGFDAPYVPGWDCHGLPIEIKVDRQLGAKKRGMAPIEVRRACRTHAEKYVDIQRKQFKRIGTFGQWDDPYLTMSPQYEAWVLRTLYEIFEKGLVYKGLRPVYWCIHDRTALAEAEVEYEPHTSPSIWVKYALTSDPAKIDPALAGKKVSTIIWTTTPWTLPASMAVAFHPELEYVALESGGEHYIVASHLALATIENCKLAGARPVASFPGTRLEQSTFAHPFLQRSILGVLATYVTTDQGTGAVHTAPSHGADDFYTGLKYKLDATCNVDAAGRLHNGLPEYEGLTVFKANEPIIELIKSRGVLMARGDIEHSYPHCWRCHNPVIFRATEQWFISMDAPLDGSSLRQRSLEEIKTVKWDPAWGEERITNMVAERPDWCISRQRVWGVPIAFFSCEACGQIVHSREVNQAVVRLVEREGVDAWYTRQPAEILPANTRCAKCGKGDFRKEMDIIDVWFESGCSHAAVLGHQPDLPWPADLYAEGGDQYRGWFHSSLLCAVGSRGKAPYRVVSTIGWTLDPQGRAMSKSLGNTVDPAEVSDKLGAEIVRFWVSSVDFREDVRNSDEMMQRLAELYRKIRNTFRFILGNLDGFDPARNSVPFMRMEAIDRYMLLRTSDFSRDLQKWYESFEFHKVYQAAVNFCITDLSAVYFDVLKDRLYTFAPDQPARRSAQTAIWRIGEALVRLLAPILSFTCEEVWGFLPAVQDRGPSVHLALFPKAEEIADGDDARLRADWITLLAVRSEVLKALEAARNEKQIGSGLEAAVRVFAPEATYPVLDKYARELRYLFIVSEVALERVPGGNGAAGIKVEVRPAPGAKCERCWNYSTQVGADPEHPTICERCTAALKEIVSGH